The nucleotide window tgcacagagacagccagaagctgtttgctttcacatgggaaggcaaatccatcCAATGGACCCATTTGCTCCAGggtttttcagattcagctttGGTCTACTGTCAAATCCTACAAAGAGACCTTGAGTTGATCACTttccaaaacagcaaaatggtacattatgttgatgacatcctgctaatgccaccatctgctgaagtctgttataaAGATAGTGTACACTTAataaaagagctaggcaaaaggggccataaaatttcaaaataaaacttcaatttgtgaaaaccaaaaaaaaaaaaaagaaagaaaaaagaaagaaaaaaaagtagattatttagaattgatccttggttccatgtcactcatgtcaagccagcaaaagacatgtcccaacaacaaccacgagacccagttattatacagcacaaagatcaactagcaccaaccaatcagtcaaatatagcctcagaaagTCCACAATCTATACATGAGATCAcagaaccagagcagcaatcagaactacaatcagagcatgaatcagaaccagaattagaccaaGAATCAGTTAACAATCAGATAGTACACCAAATTTtctacccaaatgattatcccaatcccaattaccacttagaagaatcatccgTATacaattatgacaatgaaaaagaatcagcgacagaagacacaacatttgatttgcaatcaatcaaagacctagaaaatgatattgatgaataaatgaaagcacaaagactatCATGAACTCTTTTATTGCCTATAATAATCTTTACtaaacagcaaagaaaaaagaaagaagaaaaaattaatcacatttgatagacatttaaactttgttcctgacataagtcaacacactagaacatcagttccagtgcaagatgacaagcgcAGGATTACATCAAACGACACAAATGAGGCATTGTTGACTTCACAGATTatcacgaggacagcaaacctgagaactacaaaagaCATCCATGACCGAATACACCGATTGTATGGGACAACAACCACAGTGTGAAGAGGAGCATTGGATCAGTATTGGACCCATGCATTTGAAGaacataacttacacccaacagaattctcactgcatccaacactttagattccatccacacagtacatacactttgcagaagaattccggtggagtaagtatgtagcACTTCATTACACATAtaggtcacactagacaacacatagaacattttctaacttcacatctacatgtgaaataccaaacttacacttaagagagaagctTGTCTGCCTTAGTATagtttttcctcttactttggttcagacaccttctactcaaatcacctgacatttcttgtaaaaatgtaaatatgtatattttgcttactaacccttagcaataagttttactaacataCAGGGACATCTAGTCAGTTtaataagttagaacagggacagaattttctaaactttctttgcaTATAGCataagtctatggtttaaccGAAAGACTTTCAAATAATTATAGTCTTACTTAGTCTTACTAACGTTTCTAACATAgccataagtgtactaacatattcatatactaattttagaaaatgaattaatatttagtaGCTTCAATTGCAGAATttttttagttaatatttttcttgttagttcataaaattagatagatacatagatagaatttattactttgttttagttaacAAATGCAACCtttaagaatgtttgtgaatgtttgcatttaatctatttttcctttcagttgaaaatttttgcaaaactcaaaacccccattcctttcctatgcctttcccataacccatcttagtaTTAGTTTAgtctagtcttagcatagtttagggTAAGTAAACCTTTTCTTATTTTGggaaacttagttagggataaaaGCTTAGTCAGAATtcagcttagaataagagtagtaaccccGTAGATTTTAGGAACCAGAAAATGTTACAAACTGCAAATTTTCGAAAGACAAATGAGCAgattgtaatgcaaaagatgcaagagagggtTTGCTCTTGCTGGGGGACCAACTGAAAACTTGGGGCAGTTGAGTCTTAGAATTCTGGGAGAAAGATCAGTTGGTCCCTGAGGTTTGAAAAGAGCGGAAGGATCAACCaaagctctattttggctttcagttTGCTTTTGCCTGTGCCTTGCCTTTGGATAATTTGAAACTAGCTAATTTTTCTGGACCTcttcctgaccttctccatattatttccctgttttccctgcctgtgtTCCCgaggctctgggaggcagggtggctttggggtttttaCTGAAAAGAccttgtgggtttagttttccccaaaaggcaagtaggacatccttgaattcaaattatccctttagtataccctctaccttaaagcAGCCAAGtcttcctcagctgagagagcaggctctctctcagtctaacccattcccgAGACCCTCCCcgatcttgagtttctccctagaaGTTGTTAaaaccccaatcccctctctccttccagaccacccagaaacattaataaaacccttggttacctaattagaccctctggagaatctttgtgttgaagaaactaggcaaagaTGAAGTGGAAGgaataattatcttttctttcttgaggGAAACTAGAGGCATCCACCTTGGGAGGAAGTACTTGCCCAATGCTAACTCCTGTAttccttcagtttcactgacagggaggaggcTTGTGATTACTCCTTTGaagacttgagaaactgacaagaaaaccctcaaGTCAGATACAAACCATTTTTGTCTGGCCCtgttccttgtgtctgtaaaagtacctttcctgcctggatgGGTTCAGTCTattaccccaatatcctctgtctctagcctgagtgtctagtctgtgtcagctgcctctcctgaacacctcacctgtacccttatCATCCTGATACCACCttatccattcctccctaaatccagccatccctttcattcctctcctattacctcaatcaccttttacccctctgtcactcagTAAAGGAAGGAGATCACCCCAAACTTCAGCGTACCCTCATTTTATCCATAACACCAGCTATAGGACGAAATCAATTAGTTGTAAAAAGAATCAACAAGAAGATGATACAGAAAATATCTCAGTCTCCTCAACAAGAATTAAGTCATTTTTCACAATAGGGCTAAGAACttggatatatgatttcattggtccGGGACATTCCTGGACAAAGAACCACTTTCTGCATGTGCAGGTCAGCATCTTCTTTACTTAGAGAAAGTAACCTACAGTACCAAGATGTTAAGGATCACACAACATAGATGTGTCTAACATAACACTTAAacccagattgtcctgggtctgAGCCcagctctctctccttttcacttGCTCCTTGATTGATAACAAAGTGGATTGTAGAAACTCCTAAATTCTGCCTGTAAGTTTATGTTTCTTTAATTTTGTACTAAATTgtgctttgtttttatatcaaaatTGGATACTAATAAATATTCATCCCTTTGTCTTGGTGTATCATCAATACTCCACTCTGTGAATAGTAATGTATCTTCTACTCTCTTTATGGCATTTACCTATGCCTCCTATGGAATACTTCTCCACTGCAGAGGAAAATGGCATCCCAGGATCTTtgacaaaaaaatccaatgaactGTATGGTAcgtggagtcacaaagagatggacacaGCTAAATGATTCAACAAGCATCTATGCAATACAAAATCTACCTTGTTGTGTATTTGACACAAAAGCCTATTTCTTATAGTAAAATGAGATCTCACTCTTTTTTAATGTTACAATTTTCTCTCTTCACTGTGATTACTCCATACCTTGAAATAATGATTCCTCATCTCTCAATGGCtctaagaaaataatcatttttaatgtaGTGCTCTTGGGTTTTATTCAGAACATTTTGTTGTTCTTATCCTCAAAATCATTGAGTTCGTCGACACcattaaaatagttattagaaaaatatgaatttaattcATGGAAATGATACTAGAGAAGATTTATTAGAAGTTGCCTAGCTTGCCAACCTAAGGACCACTGAACTTTTCCTTCTATCTGACTTGCAATTGAAACCTATGTGTTTTAACTCTCCCTATTGGAATAAACTCTCCTTGAGAATAGAACTTTCTCACATTTATGCTTGCATCTCCAGCCCTCACATGCTATGTGCTCTTTCATTCATTGATGTATACATTATCTCatggatccttacaacaaccctataaatgaggtgcaattattatcctgAGACTCCAAGAGTTTAAATAACTAGCTCAgtgtcacacaaataataagcatcagaagcaggatttgaaatcagttcttccttatctcaagtccaacattctatccaggGCCATGAAGTTTCTCCCTCTGAACAGCTGGCATGGAAACCTAATTTCTGTGTGGAACTGCAACCTTTGGATTTCAAATAATAGTTTCTTCCCTGTAACtctgtcccctcccttctctgtcaCACTGCACTAATTTGCATCTCAGTAGAGAGTAGCTCAGCCTTTTCTCTGATCAATTGAATGTAGGGTCTGGACTCCAGAAACACCCTTAGATCTTCTTAACCTGGATAAATCAGAATTATTATGTAAAGCTGGTCACAAGGACTTCTGGACTTTTTCTGGCCTGTGACAGAAGAACTCCAAAAGCTGAAAAGGGAAAATTACCATCACAGTAGAACAGCTGGTATTTCTGTCTTTCTGATAGTATCCAGAGtatatagaaaagaaaggaaaagcagagtAAAGGTTTTCCATCCATCTGCTAACATGCCGAGTTTAAGTGAACTTGTAGCCTTTGTTGTGACCTCCATCATGTTTTTTCTGGGTGCTTGGATAAATGGCTTCATTGTGTTGCTGCACTGTATCACTTGGgtcagaaataggaaaatttctttttctgacttcatcattctgAATTTGGCTCTCTCCAGAATCATCCTGCAAGGGTTACCAATGGTTGGTGTTGTGTTCATGGTTTTTTATCCTCAtttatttcatgtaggtttttatGTGAAATTTCTCGATATTTTCTGGTGGTTTACCAACAACTTAAGCATCTGCCTGACAacctgcctcagtgtcctctaCTGCCTGAAGATTGCCAACTTCTCCAACCAGGCCTTCCTCTGGCTCAAGAGGAGGGTTTCTCATGTGGTTGTCTGGATTCTTGTGGGATCTGTGCTCTATTCCTTCACTATATTGGCATTGACTCTAAAATACCACGTTTATTCTGCCATGAATCAAATGAAACACTCAGGAAATTACACtaaagaagtcaaaagaatgagaacTCATTATTATCTGTTGAATTTTCTTGGTACTCTCTGGTCACTCATTCCACTCTCCTTGTCCCTGACCTCATCTGTCCTGCTCATTCTCTCCCTGGTGAGACATACCAGGCAGATGAAACATCATTCCATTGACATGAGGGACCTGAGCACCATGGCCCATGTGAGAGCTACCAAAGTCATCCTCTCCTCTTTCATACTCTTCATTGGATACCTCCTAGCCTTCTTTCTTGCTAAGTCTACTTATTTCTTTCTAACCACCAAGATATCAGAGATGATTTGGTCACCAATTTTCATAATTTATCTCTCTATTCAAACTTTCATTTTAATCCTGGAAAATCAAAAGCTGAAGCAAGCATTCCTCAGGATGTTTCAGGTCAAAAAGTGGTGGCTAAAATGTTAGACATTGggaaatttccatataagtttgaGGAAAAGTTACTTACTTTCAAACTGTCTCAGGAATGAATTGAATGGgttctttcattattttcctccatcttttctcCTCCATTATATTACTTTGTCCTTGAACAAAATTAAGGAAATAATATGATTTAATGGAAAGAGCCCCAGTATTGGATCCAAAGAACTGGATTACTCCCTCTGCTTATCTTTTAGAACTTGTACAAGTTATTTTACACTCCTCAGTCTTCATTCTATTATCCACAAAAAAGATAATCTTTGATGATAGGATCACTGAATTCattgaagttttaaaatataattattataacctCCTAAGACATAGATAGGGATTCCACTTCTTTCCAGCTCTCTCTTTCCACCAGTGAATCTCACCCTCAGTGAAGTCCAAATTTATCAATGATTCTATATGGACTTCAGTGTGCATGAAAATAGAAATTCCCATATTCTGGAAAAAGTCCTTGATAGCAACAAAATTTATAACTCCGTACATTGTCTTTAGTCACATTTGaataaaattgttatttaatGAAAACCATTGTGTTATGGTCATAT belongs to Gracilinanus agilis isolate LMUSP501 chromosome 5, AgileGrace, whole genome shotgun sequence and includes:
- the LOC123250561 gene encoding taste receptor type 2 member 3-like, with translation MPSLSELVAFVVTSIMFFLGAWINGFIVLLHCITWVRNRKISFSDFIILNLALSRIILQGLPMVGVVFMVFYPHLFHVGFYVKFLDIFWWFTNNLSICLTTCLSVLYCLKIANFSNQAFLWLKRRVSHVVVWILVGSVLYSFTILALTLKYHVYSAMNQMKHSGNYTKEVKRMRTHYYLLNFLGTLWSLIPLSLSLTSSVLLILSLVRHTRQMKHHSIDMRDLSTMAHVRATKVILSSFILFIGYLLAFFLAKSTYFFLTTKISEMIWSPIFIIYLSIQTFILILENQKLKQAFLRMFQVKKWWLKC